In Takifugu flavidus isolate HTHZ2018 chromosome 5, ASM371156v2, whole genome shotgun sequence, the following proteins share a genomic window:
- the LOC130525772 gene encoding C-C motif chemokine 13-like has product MASRAAALLLLALVCIEFAAAEVVLDCCKTKTSKFFPLQRIQSYRIQDSGTGCDIDATVFVTKNERHLCVSHPSEEKWVKKHIDALEKRKQKQAEVE; this is encoded by the exons ATGGCCTCCCGGGCTGCAGCGCTGCTCCTCCTGGCTCTCGTCTGCATTGAGTTTGCAGCAG ctgaagttgTGCTGGACTGCTGTAAGACCAAAACCTCCAAATTCTTCCCACTTCAGAGAATCCAAAGCTACAGGATTCAGGATTCTGGGACCGGCTGTGACATCGACGCTACTGT CTTTGTGACAAAGAATGAACGCCACCTGTGTGTCTCCCATCCCAGTGAAGAGAAGTGGGTGAAGAAACACATTGATGCTCTGgagaagaggaaacagaaacaggctgag GTGGagtga
- the LOC130525322 gene encoding C-C motif chemokine 19-like isoform X1, translating to MAPSGDAKLLFCIFFISCCCLTVTLAEVPVDCCLSVAKQQVLKHAIVDYRRQVAGQGCSLNATILVTRRQMQLCVPANEQWVEKIVKHVEKLREHCRKNKYKNPLCSKMMPRN from the exons ATGGCTCCATCTGGTGATGCTAAGCTCCTCTTCTGcatcttcttcatctcctgctgctgtctcacag tGACACTGGCAGAGGTACCGGTGGACTGCTGCTTGTCGGTGGCAAAACAACAAGTGTTGAAACATGCGATCGTGGACTACCGCCGGCAGGTGGCCGGACAGGGCTGCAGCCTTAACGCCACCAT TTTGGTGACCAGGCGTCAAATGCAGCTGTGTGTTCCCGCCAACGAGCAGTGGGTCGAGAAAATAGTGAAGCACGTGGAGAAGCTGAGGGAGCattgcaggaaaaacaaatacaag AACCCACTCTGCAGCAAAATGATGCCCAGGAACTGA
- the LOC130525322 gene encoding C-C motif chemokine 19-like isoform X2: MAPSGDAKLLFCIFFISCCCLTVTLAEVPVDCCLSVAKQQVLKHAIVDYRRQVAGQGCSLNATILVTRRQMQLCVPANEQWVEKIVKHVEKLREHCRKNKYKVVCSKMMPRN, translated from the exons ATGGCTCCATCTGGTGATGCTAAGCTCCTCTTCTGcatcttcttcatctcctgctgctgtctcacag tGACACTGGCAGAGGTACCGGTGGACTGCTGCTTGTCGGTGGCAAAACAACAAGTGTTGAAACATGCGATCGTGGACTACCGCCGGCAGGTGGCCGGACAGGGCTGCAGCCTTAACGCCACCAT TTTGGTGACCAGGCGTCAAATGCAGCTGTGTGTTCCCGCCAACGAGCAGTGGGTCGAGAAAATAGTGAAGCACGTGGAGAAGCTGAGGGAGCattgcaggaaaaacaaatacaaggtag TCTGCAGCAAAATGATGCCCAGGAACTGA